Proteins found in one Streptomyces sp. NBC_00461 genomic segment:
- a CDS encoding GntP family permease, whose translation MTRLSVETLAADAPAPITSAGHAQLGIAVLVGIAVIVVLITRFKLHAFLALTIGSLVLGAVAGAPLDKVILSFSTGLGTTVAGVGVLIALGAILGKMLADSGGADEIVDTILAKAGGRAMPWAMVLIASVIGLPLFFEVGIVLLIPVVLMVAKRGNYSLMRIGIPALAGLSVMHGLIPPHPGPLVAIDAVGANLGVTLALGLLVAIPTVIIAGPLFSKVAARWVDAPVPDRMLPPRASEELENRPGFGATLGTMLLPVVLMLAKALVDIVIDDPANRTQRVFDVIGNPLIALLAAVLVGIFTLLRPAGFGRERLTPLVEKGLAPIAGILLIVGAGGGFKQTLIDSGVGQMILDISKDWSIPALLLAWLIAVAIRLATGSATVATVSAAGLVAPLAADMSTAHTALLVLAIGSGSLFFSHVNDAGFWLVKEYFGLSVGDTLKTWSVMETIISVVAGGLVLLLSLVI comes from the coding sequence GTGACCAGACTCAGCGTCGAGACCCTGGCAGCGGACGCACCGGCACCGATCACCTCGGCCGGTCACGCTCAGCTGGGCATCGCCGTTCTGGTGGGCATCGCCGTCATCGTCGTGCTCATCACCAGGTTCAAACTCCACGCCTTTCTGGCCCTGACCATCGGGTCACTGGTTCTCGGCGCCGTCGCGGGGGCCCCGCTCGACAAGGTGATCCTCAGCTTCAGCACCGGGCTCGGCACCACGGTCGCCGGCGTGGGCGTGCTGATCGCCCTCGGCGCGATCCTCGGCAAGATGCTCGCCGACTCCGGCGGCGCCGACGAGATCGTCGACACGATCCTCGCGAAGGCGGGCGGCCGGGCGATGCCCTGGGCGATGGTGCTGATCGCCTCGGTGATCGGCCTGCCGCTGTTCTTCGAGGTCGGCATCGTGCTGCTGATCCCGGTCGTGCTGATGGTCGCCAAGCGCGGCAACTACTCCCTGATGCGCATCGGCATCCCGGCCCTCGCGGGACTGTCCGTGATGCACGGCCTGATCCCGCCGCACCCCGGCCCGCTGGTGGCGATCGACGCGGTGGGCGCCAACCTCGGTGTCACGCTGGCGCTCGGCCTGCTCGTCGCCATCCCGACGGTGATCATCGCCGGTCCCCTGTTCTCGAAGGTCGCGGCCCGCTGGGTGGACGCCCCGGTCCCCGACCGGATGCTGCCGCCGCGCGCCTCCGAGGAGCTGGAGAACCGCCCCGGCTTCGGCGCCACCCTGGGCACCATGCTGCTGCCGGTCGTGCTGATGCTGGCCAAGGCACTGGTCGACATCGTCATCGACGACCCCGCAAACCGCACCCAGCGCGTCTTCGACGTCATCGGCAATCCACTGATCGCCCTCCTCGCGGCCGTGCTCGTCGGCATCTTCACGCTGCTTCGGCCCGCCGGCTTCGGCAGGGAGCGGCTCACCCCGCTCGTCGAGAAGGGCCTCGCGCCCATCGCCGGCATCCTGCTGATCGTCGGCGCGGGCGGCGGCTTCAAGCAGACGCTGATCGACTCCGGCGTGGGCCAGATGATCCTGGACATCTCCAAGGACTGGTCGATTCCGGCGCTGCTGCTGGCCTGGCTGATCGCGGTGGCCATCCGCCTGGCGACCGGCTCGGCGACGGTGGCGACGGTCTCGGCCGCCGGCCTGGTCGCCCCGCTCGCGGCCGACATGTCGACCGCCCACACCGCACTGCTCGTCCTGGCCATCGGTTCCGGCTCGCTCTTCTTCAGCCATGTCAACGACGCGGGATTCTGGCTGGTCAAGGAGTACTTCGGCCTCAGCGTCGGCGACACCCTGAAGACCTGGTCCGTCATGGAGACGATCATCTCGGTGGTCGCCGGCGGTCTGGTCCTGCTCCTCTCACTGGTCATCTAG
- a CDS encoding T4 family baseplate hub assembly chaperone, whose protein sequence is MAITGAAELLAAWEAGLGEPPVGRALLLHRAARPDVDTGRLPQLPVGEREADLFALRRALFGERMQVRLGCAACGQDMEFDLDAGEVAGSLGGRGDAVVRVRQDGWDVEFRLPGVADLTAAARAADPRTALLDRCLVSAVHDGTAVAGPALPATVQRRIAEAVEAADPGADLALNVACPECGTATRAELDIASYLWTELDAWARDVLLDVHLLATAYGWSEPDILALSPTRRRYYLELCADV, encoded by the coding sequence ATGGCGATCACCGGGGCGGCCGAACTGCTGGCCGCCTGGGAGGCGGGGCTCGGCGAGCCGCCCGTCGGGAGGGCTCTGCTGCTGCACCGGGCGGCGCGTCCCGACGTCGACACCGGGAGGCTGCCGCAGCTGCCGGTCGGCGAGCGCGAGGCGGACCTGTTCGCCCTGCGCCGGGCGCTGTTCGGCGAGCGGATGCAGGTACGCCTCGGGTGCGCCGCGTGCGGTCAGGACATGGAGTTCGACCTGGACGCCGGTGAAGTCGCGGGATCGCTCGGCGGACGCGGCGACGCGGTCGTACGGGTCCGACAGGACGGCTGGGACGTCGAGTTCAGGCTGCCCGGCGTCGCCGACCTGACGGCGGCGGCCCGGGCGGCCGACCCGCGTACGGCGCTCCTCGACCGGTGCCTGGTCTCGGCGGTGCACGACGGGACCGCCGTGGCCGGCCCGGCGCTGCCCGCCACCGTGCAGCGCCGGATCGCCGAGGCGGTCGAGGCCGCCGACCCGGGCGCCGACCTGGCACTGAACGTCGCCTGCCCCGAGTGCGGTACGGCCACCCGGGCCGAACTCGACATCGCCTCCTACCTGTGGACCGAACTGGACGCCTGGGCACGGGACGTGCTGCTCGACGTCCATCTGCTCGCCACCGCCTACGGCTGGAGCGAGCCCGACATCCTGGCGCTCAGCCCGACGCGGCGCCGCTACTACCTGGAGCTGTGTGCGGATGTCTGA
- a CDS encoding phage tail protein produces the protein MAEFTVNAHRFDPYKNFKFLVLWDGRTVAGISKISPLKRTTEVVKHRHGGDPSSPRKSPGRSEFEGITLERGVTHDPEFDRWANKVWQVGAGLGSEVSLADFRKDIVIQVLNEAGQVAVSHKLYRTWPSEYQVLGELDANANAVAIQSLKLECEGWERDYEVPEPEEPSFLNPA, from the coding sequence ATGGCTGAGTTCACGGTCAACGCGCATCGCTTCGACCCCTACAAGAACTTCAAGTTCCTTGTGCTGTGGGACGGTCGGACGGTCGCCGGCATCAGCAAGATCAGTCCGCTGAAGCGGACCACGGAGGTCGTCAAGCACCGTCACGGCGGCGACCCCTCCTCCCCGCGCAAGTCGCCGGGCCGCTCCGAGTTCGAGGGCATCACCCTCGAACGCGGGGTGACCCACGACCCCGAGTTCGACCGCTGGGCCAACAAGGTCTGGCAGGTCGGGGCGGGCCTCGGCTCCGAGGTGTCCCTCGCGGACTTCCGCAAGGACATCGTGATCCAGGTCCTCAACGAGGCCGGTCAGGTGGCCGTCTCGCACAAGCTCTACCGGACCTGGCCCAGCGAGTACCAGGTCCTCGGCGAGCTGGACGCCAACGCCAACGCGGTGGCCATCCAGTCGCTGAAGCTCGAGTGCGAGGGCTGGGAGCGGGACTACGAGGTGCCCGAGCCGGAGGAACCCTCGTTCCTCAACCCGGCCTGA
- a CDS encoding YchJ family protein — translation MSRRTSHPGRKHGSAPVDNPSCPCGLAETYEKCCGRFHRGEAAAPTAETLMRSRYSAFVKRNEQYLLRTWHPRTRPGQVEFDPGMRWSGLEILGTGDGSAFHSTGTVTFRATYRGGTLHERSRFERVDGAWVYVDGEFLD, via the coding sequence ATGTCCCGACGTACCTCGCATCCTGGGCGGAAGCACGGCTCCGCCCCTGTTGACAACCCCTCCTGCCCTTGCGGTCTTGCGGAGACGTACGAAAAGTGCTGTGGCCGATTCCACCGGGGTGAGGCCGCGGCACCGACCGCCGAGACGCTGATGCGATCGCGCTACAGCGCATTCGTGAAGCGCAACGAGCAGTACCTGCTGAGGACTTGGCATCCGCGTACCCGGCCGGGGCAGGTCGAGTTCGATCCGGGGATGCGGTGGAGCGGTCTGGAGATCCTCGGCACCGGAGACGGCTCGGCCTTCCACAGCACCGGCACGGTGACCTTCCGCGCCACGTACCGGGGCGGCACGCTGCACGAGCGCAGCCGGTTCGAGCGGGTCGACGGCGCCTGGGTGTACGTCGACGGGGAGTTCCTCGACTAG
- a CDS encoding molybdopterin-dependent oxidoreductase: MNSEQPEEPGSPKAPEERGTPIGRRVLLGTIGLGALGVIAAPTLQNALEGFLGAAADKDPTGLTGLLPNGGGFRYYSVASSVPHRNALNYRLTVDGLVDRPKTYTLDDLRALPQTKLVKDVQCVTGWRVPDTPFEGVRLSRLLDAAGVRGKAGAVRFTCFDGTYSESLTLAQARRSDVLVALRMQNKDIGHAHGGPVRLYVAPMYFYKSAKWLSGITVTEDVKPGYWEHLGYDVDAWVGKSNGRDDDPTS; this comes from the coding sequence GTGAACTCCGAACAACCCGAGGAGCCCGGCAGCCCGAAGGCACCCGAGGAGCGCGGCACACCGATCGGGCGCCGTGTCCTGCTCGGCACCATCGGCCTGGGCGCCCTCGGCGTGATCGCCGCACCCACGCTGCAGAACGCCCTGGAGGGCTTCCTCGGCGCGGCGGCCGACAAGGACCCCACCGGTCTGACCGGCCTGCTCCCCAACGGCGGCGGGTTCCGCTACTACTCGGTCGCCTCCTCCGTGCCGCACAGGAACGCCCTGAACTACCGCCTCACCGTGGACGGACTCGTCGACCGCCCGAAGACCTACACGCTCGACGACCTGCGTGCCCTGCCGCAGACCAAGCTGGTCAAGGACGTCCAGTGCGTCACCGGCTGGCGGGTCCCCGACACCCCCTTCGAAGGCGTACGGCTGTCCCGGCTGCTGGACGCGGCGGGCGTGCGGGGCAAGGCCGGGGCCGTGCGCTTCACCTGCTTCGACGGCACGTACTCCGAGAGCCTCACCCTCGCCCAGGCCCGCCGCTCCGACGTCCTGGTGGCGCTGCGCATGCAGAACAAGGACATCGGCCACGCCCACGGCGGCCCGGTCCGCCTCTACGTGGCGCCGATGTACTTCTACAAGTCCGCCAAATGGCTCTCCGGCATCACCGTCACCGAGGACGTGAAGCCGGGCTACTGGGAGCACCTCGGCTACGACGTCGACGCCTGGGTCGGCAAGTCGAACGGGCGGGACGATGACCCTACGAGCTGA
- a CDS encoding gluconokinase produces MQQLRTSHVVVVMGVAGTGKTTIGPLLAARLGVPYAEGDDFHPQANIAKMSAGIPLQDEDRWPWLDAIGAWAHGRAGLGGVVSSSALKRSYRDRLRAAAPGVVFVHLTGDRALIEKRMSHRQGHFMPTALLDSQFATLQPLQPDEAGIAVDVTGSPEEITARAVKALDALPHPAG; encoded by the coding sequence ATGCAGCAGCTGCGCACCTCCCATGTCGTCGTGGTCATGGGCGTCGCGGGCACCGGCAAGACCACCATCGGTCCCCTGCTCGCGGCCCGTCTCGGCGTTCCGTACGCCGAGGGCGACGACTTCCACCCGCAGGCCAACATCGCCAAGATGTCGGCCGGGATCCCGCTCCAGGACGAGGACCGGTGGCCCTGGCTCGACGCCATCGGCGCCTGGGCGCACGGGAGGGCCGGACTGGGCGGCGTGGTCAGCAGCTCGGCGCTGAAGCGGTCCTACCGCGACCGGCTCAGGGCCGCCGCGCCCGGTGTCGTCTTCGTGCACCTCACGGGCGACCGTGCCCTCATCGAGAAGCGGATGTCGCACCGGCAGGGCCACTTCATGCCCACGGCGCTGCTCGACTCCCAGTTCGCCACGCTCCAGCCGCTTCAGCCGGACGAGGCAGGCATCGCGGTGGACGTCACCGGCAGCCCCGAGGAGATCACCGCACGGGCCGTGAAGGCACTGGACGCGCTCCCCCACCCGGCCGGATAA
- a CDS encoding SDR family oxidoreductase, whose amino-acid sequence MSHPLFDVSGRTALVTGSSRGIGLALARGLAEAGCTVVLNGRDADRLTKAAAELPGDVHTAVFDVTDGPSVAAGIADVEERVGPVDILVNNAGVQLRAPLLEFTDTDWHRLLDTNLTSAFLVGREAARRMTERGHGKIVNICSLQSEVVRPGIAPYAATKGALKMLTKGMCADWGPYGVQVNGLGPGYIETELTRPLVEDEEFSAWVRRRTPAGRWGRTEDLVGGVLFLASPAADFVSGQVLYVDGGMTSVL is encoded by the coding sequence ATGAGTCACCCCCTGTTCGACGTCAGCGGCCGCACGGCCCTGGTCACCGGCTCCAGCCGCGGCATCGGTCTCGCCCTCGCCCGGGGCCTCGCGGAGGCCGGCTGCACGGTGGTCCTCAACGGCCGCGACGCCGACCGTCTCACCAAGGCGGCCGCGGAACTGCCCGGCGACGTCCACACGGCCGTCTTCGACGTGACCGACGGCCCGTCGGTCGCCGCGGGGATCGCGGATGTCGAGGAACGGGTCGGCCCCGTCGACATCCTCGTCAACAACGCGGGCGTGCAACTGCGCGCCCCGCTCCTGGAGTTCACGGACACCGACTGGCACCGCCTCCTGGACACCAACCTCACCAGCGCGTTCCTGGTCGGCCGTGAGGCGGCCCGCCGGATGACGGAACGCGGCCACGGCAAGATCGTGAACATCTGCTCGCTGCAGAGCGAGGTGGTCCGCCCCGGCATCGCGCCCTACGCGGCCACCAAGGGCGCCCTGAAGATGCTCACCAAGGGCATGTGCGCGGACTGGGGCCCGTACGGCGTGCAGGTCAACGGGTTGGGCCCGGGGTACATCGAGACGGAACTGACCAGGCCCCTCGTCGAGGACGAGGAGTTCAGCGCCTGGGTGCGCCGCCGCACCCCGGCCGGCCGCTGGGGCCGTACCGAGGACCTGGTGGGCGGGGTGCTGTTCCTCGCCTCGCCCGCCGCGGACTTCGTCAGCGGACAGGTGCTGTACGTCGACGGCGGAATGACGAGCGTGCTGTGA
- a CDS encoding L-idonate 5-dehydrogenase has protein sequence MPGCVIHGQGDLRVDRLPVPEPGPGQALIAVRYGGVCGSDLHYWRHGGVGDFRLREPMLLGHEVVGTVLAYGSPDTSGPAVGTAVAVHPATPCGSCPECAAGRRNVCRDTRYLGSAARFPHVQGGFAAQVVVPIEQLRPLPVGLGMRRAALAEPLSVALHAVRRAGEVSGRHVLVTGAGPIGCLVVAAAKAAGAARVTVTDLLPTALEYARVAGADTVVRADDPADAGWPSETDEVDVAVEASGVAAGLDTCLRLVRRGGVVVQLGMLPPGPSPFAGNLVVSREIELRGAFRFDTEFDEALRLLAAEPAFDGLVSAVVPVTDAEAAFALAADRSRSCKVLLDFGA, from the coding sequence ATGCCGGGCTGTGTGATCCACGGTCAGGGAGACCTGCGGGTCGACCGGCTGCCGGTCCCGGAGCCCGGCCCCGGGCAGGCGCTGATCGCCGTCCGCTACGGCGGCGTCTGCGGCTCCGACCTGCACTACTGGCGACACGGCGGGGTCGGCGACTTCCGTCTGAGGGAACCGATGCTGCTCGGGCACGAGGTGGTCGGGACGGTCCTGGCGTACGGCTCCCCGGACACGTCGGGCCCGGCCGTCGGTACGGCGGTGGCCGTGCACCCCGCGACTCCGTGCGGCTCGTGCCCGGAATGCGCGGCGGGACGCCGAAACGTCTGCCGGGACACCCGCTACCTCGGCAGCGCGGCGCGCTTCCCGCACGTACAGGGTGGTTTCGCGGCCCAAGTGGTCGTACCCATCGAGCAGTTGAGGCCGCTTCCGGTGGGCCTCGGAATGCGGAGGGCGGCGCTCGCCGAGCCGCTGTCCGTCGCCCTGCACGCGGTGCGGCGGGCCGGGGAGGTGAGCGGACGGCATGTGCTGGTCACCGGTGCCGGTCCCATCGGGTGCCTCGTGGTCGCCGCGGCGAAGGCGGCGGGTGCCGCACGGGTCACGGTCACCGACCTTCTCCCGACGGCTCTGGAGTACGCGCGTGTCGCGGGCGCCGACACCGTCGTACGGGCCGACGATCCGGCCGACGCCGGGTGGCCGTCCGAGACGGACGAGGTGGATGTGGCTGTCGAGGCGTCAGGGGTGGCCGCCGGTCTCGACACCTGTCTGCGTCTGGTGCGGCGCGGCGGGGTCGTCGTGCAGCTGGGGATGCTGCCGCCCGGGCCGAGCCCGTTCGCCGGGAACCTCGTGGTGAGCCGGGAGATCGAGCTGCGGGGAGCGTTCCGCTTCGACACCGAGTTCGATGAGGCGCTGCGGCTGCTCGCCGCCGAGCCCGCCTTCGACGGGCTGGTCAGCGCGGTGGTGCCGGTGACGGACGCCGAGGCGGCGTTCGCGCTCGCCGCGGACCGGAGCCGGTCCTGCAAGGTCCTGTTGGACTTCGGTGCCTGA
- a CDS encoding phage tail sheath subtilisin-like domain-containing protein codes for MPTNAVSAARPTYPGVYVEELPSSTRAISAVTTSVTAFVGHTRRGPLNEPVRVTGFADFERRFGGLSAQSPLAYAVHQFFGNGGSVAVIVRVAKAGSGKAACVVLESTEGHSESRVLEVHAKEPGVWGNGLRVAVDYDTPTCEETFNLRVYDAKGDARESFAGLSMDAGSGRYAPTVINAGSRLIRVEAVGEGRPDPSGTVSKPFGHELPDLAVDLTVKIGDVEREFKLYDPDCDGEAPSTVAELALLLERKLRALPDAPGKHAFAGVEVTAFGRRVQVVAGSTDPGDVVRFLGECANDLGLEASVNPPVFPLEGGEDGEAPGPRDLIGSEAAKTGVQALRGVADVNLLSLPELASYEKTEDALTVVSAAQRLCEERRIFLLVDAPSTWVSVDSARAGLSAFDPVRGNHAGLYFPHIQLTDPLTGRLRAFPPSGAVAGVIARTDSERGVWKAPAGTEAQLVGVHSLTVDLTDRETGLLNPLGVNCLRTFPLTGPLVWGARTLEGSDALDSAWKYVPVRRLALHVEESLQRGLQWVVFEPNDESLWQQIRLGASSYLHTLFRQGAFKGSTPREAYFVKCDSETTTDEDVANGIVNVLVGIAPVRPAEFVVVKIQQTSGQFAL; via the coding sequence ATGCCGACGAATGCCGTGAGCGCCGCGAGGCCGACGTATCCGGGCGTCTATGTCGAAGAGCTTCCCAGCAGCACCCGCGCCATCTCCGCCGTGACCACTTCGGTGACCGCGTTCGTGGGACACACCCGGCGCGGTCCGCTGAACGAGCCGGTGCGCGTCACCGGCTTCGCCGACTTCGAGCGCCGCTTCGGCGGGCTGAGCGCGCAGAGCCCGCTCGCGTACGCGGTGCACCAGTTCTTCGGCAACGGCGGCTCCGTCGCCGTGATCGTCCGGGTCGCCAAGGCGGGCAGCGGCAAGGCCGCGTGTGTCGTCCTGGAGTCCACCGAGGGCCACAGCGAGAGCCGCGTCCTGGAGGTCCACGCCAAGGAACCCGGCGTCTGGGGCAACGGTCTGCGCGTCGCCGTCGACTACGACACCCCCACCTGCGAAGAGACCTTCAACCTGCGGGTCTACGACGCCAAGGGCGACGCCCGCGAGAGCTTCGCCGGCCTGTCCATGGACGCCGGCAGCGGACGGTACGCGCCGACCGTGATCAACGCCGGCTCCCGGCTGATCCGGGTCGAGGCCGTCGGCGAGGGGCGCCCCGACCCGTCCGGCACCGTCTCCAAGCCGTTCGGGCACGAACTGCCCGACCTGGCCGTCGACCTGACGGTGAAGATCGGTGACGTGGAGCGCGAGTTCAAGCTCTACGACCCCGACTGCGACGGCGAAGCCCCGTCCACCGTGGCCGAGTTGGCGCTGCTCCTGGAACGCAAGCTGCGGGCACTGCCCGACGCGCCCGGCAAGCACGCCTTCGCCGGCGTCGAGGTCACCGCCTTCGGCCGCCGTGTTCAGGTGGTCGCCGGTTCCACCGACCCCGGCGACGTCGTCCGCTTCCTCGGCGAGTGCGCCAACGACCTGGGCCTGGAGGCCTCGGTCAACCCGCCGGTGTTCCCGCTGGAGGGCGGCGAGGACGGCGAGGCCCCCGGCCCGCGCGACCTCATCGGCTCCGAGGCCGCCAAGACGGGCGTCCAGGCGCTGCGCGGGGTGGCCGACGTCAACCTGCTGTCGCTGCCGGAACTGGCCTCGTACGAGAAGACCGAGGACGCGCTCACCGTCGTGTCCGCCGCTCAGCGGCTGTGCGAGGAGCGGCGGATCTTCCTGCTCGTCGACGCGCCCAGCACCTGGGTGAGCGTGGACTCCGCGCGGGCCGGCCTGTCGGCCTTCGACCCGGTGCGCGGCAACCACGCCGGCCTGTACTTCCCGCACATCCAGCTCACCGACCCGCTCACCGGTCGGCTGCGCGCCTTCCCGCCGTCCGGCGCGGTCGCCGGCGTCATCGCGCGCACCGACTCCGAGCGCGGTGTCTGGAAGGCACCGGCCGGCACGGAGGCGCAGCTCGTCGGAGTGCACTCGCTCACCGTCGACCTGACGGACCGTGAGACCGGGTTGCTCAACCCGCTCGGCGTCAACTGCCTGCGCACGTTCCCGCTCACCGGCCCGCTGGTGTGGGGAGCGCGCACGCTGGAGGGCTCCGACGCCCTCGACAGCGCATGGAAGTACGTGCCCGTGCGGCGGCTCGCGCTTCATGTGGAGGAGAGCCTCCAACGCGGCCTGCAGTGGGTCGTGTTCGAGCCCAACGACGAGAGCCTGTGGCAGCAGATCCGCCTCGGCGCCTCCTCGTACCTGCACACGCTCTTCCGCCAGGGCGCCTTCAAGGGCAGCACCCCGCGTGAGGCGTACTTCGTCAAGTGCGACAGCGAGACCACGACGGACGAGGACGTGGCGAACGGCATCGTCAACGTGCTCGTCGGCATCGCGCCGGTCCGTCCGGCCGAGTTCGTGGTCGTCAAGATCCAGCAGACGTCCGGTCAGTTCGCGCTCTAG
- a CDS encoding FadR/GntR family transcriptional regulator has protein sequence MSTLGRGLHGRVLDSLGPAITAGEYPPGSVLRTDELAQRFDVSRSVMREAVRVLESMHLVESRRRVGVTVRPKSEWNVYDPQVIRWRLAGADRPHQLRSLTVLRSAVEPVAAGLAARHASAEQCAELTACTLGMVANSRGHRLEEYLVHDMAFHRVVLVASGNEMFARLGDVVAEVLAGRTHHEVMFEDPDPAAVTLHVQVAEAIREGDAARAEQLTREITVGALQELDILAP, from the coding sequence ATGAGCACTCTGGGCCGGGGGCTGCACGGCCGCGTACTGGACTCCCTCGGACCCGCCATCACGGCCGGCGAGTACCCGCCGGGCAGCGTTCTGCGCACCGACGAGCTGGCCCAGCGCTTCGACGTGTCACGCTCGGTGATGCGCGAGGCGGTGCGCGTGCTCGAATCCATGCACCTGGTCGAGTCACGTCGGCGGGTCGGCGTGACCGTGCGCCCGAAGTCCGAGTGGAACGTCTACGACCCGCAGGTCATCCGCTGGCGCCTGGCCGGCGCGGACCGCCCCCACCAGCTGCGCTCACTGACCGTCCTGCGCTCGGCCGTCGAGCCGGTCGCCGCGGGCCTCGCCGCCCGGCACGCGTCCGCCGAGCAGTGCGCCGAACTCACCGCGTGCACGCTCGGCATGGTCGCCAACTCCCGCGGCCACCGGCTGGAGGAGTACCTCGTCCACGACATGGCCTTCCACCGGGTCGTCCTCGTCGCGTCCGGGAACGAGATGTTCGCGCGGCTCGGTGACGTCGTCGCCGAGGTCCTCGCGGGCCGTACCCACCACGAGGTCATGTTCGAGGACCCCGACCCGGCCGCCGTCACCCTGCACGTCCAGGTCGCCGAGGCGATCCGGGAGGGCGACGCGGCGCGCGCCGAGCAGCTGACCCGGGAGATCACGGTCGGGGCCCTTCAGGAGCTCGACATCCTCGCTCCCTAG
- a CDS encoding cytochrome b/b6 domain-containing protein produces MTLRAEAHTPPVAEIRRFGPAQRWVHRTTAALMGVCVVTAAFLYIPQFAELVGRREVVVRVHECAGLALPVPVLLGLASRWFRADLGHLNRFGPHDRVWLRGALLRDKRRSARPAAKFNAGQKIYAAWIAGATLVMLGTGLIMWFTHLTPIVWRTSATFVHDWLALTIGIVLAGHIGMAIADPEARGGLRTGKVSREWAEREHPLWRP; encoded by the coding sequence ATGACCCTACGAGCTGAGGCACACACCCCGCCGGTCGCCGAGATCCGCCGGTTCGGGCCCGCGCAGCGCTGGGTGCACCGCACGACCGCCGCACTGATGGGCGTGTGCGTGGTGACGGCCGCGTTCCTCTACATCCCGCAGTTCGCCGAACTCGTCGGCCGCCGCGAGGTGGTGGTCCGGGTCCACGAGTGCGCCGGGCTCGCCCTGCCCGTGCCTGTCCTGCTCGGCCTTGCCTCCCGTTGGTTCCGCGCCGACCTGGGGCACCTGAACCGCTTCGGCCCGCACGACAGGGTGTGGCTGCGCGGCGCCCTGCTGCGCGACAAGCGGCGCTCGGCGCGTCCGGCGGCCAAGTTCAACGCCGGACAGAAGATCTACGCGGCCTGGATCGCCGGGGCGACCCTGGTGATGCTCGGCACCGGCCTGATCATGTGGTTCACCCATCTCACCCCGATCGTGTGGCGCACCAGCGCGACCTTCGTCCACGACTGGCTCGCCCTGACCATCGGCATCGTCCTCGCGGGGCACATCGGCATGGCGATCGCGGATCCCGAGGCACGCGGCGGGCTACGGACCGGGAAGGTGAGCCGGGAGTGGGCCGAGCGGGAGCACCCCCTGTGGCGACCCTGA